One Lysobacter enzymogenes DNA segment encodes these proteins:
- a CDS encoding AAA family ATPase produces the protein MSDLQDLTALIRANTPLIVIETRDETRVVELFRQALMNVWRALYRWSITEGLRRIDLDREDESETAPDISNTLQAIRHADQRGIYLLFDAHPYLAYAGTQRQLREIAQRRECEPHVLVMIGHKLELPPDLDALAVRFTPRLPDANALLKLVREEAENYARENGGRRVEADGEAVQQIVRNLQGIDPVDARRIARHLIFRDGALNADDLPELAKLKFELLNRSGHLHYEYDSARMTEVAGARRLKRWVEQRRAVFAGAQPPPGLDPPKGLLLLGVQGCGKSMIAKAVAAGFGVPLVRLDFGTLYDKFHGETEKNLRAALASAEQLAPAVLWIDEIEKGLADSGDSDGGVSRRVLGYLLTWMAERKSKLFLVATANQIDALPPELLRKGRFDEIFFVDLPAADVREELFAIHLRRRSLDPAGFDLAALAAASDGFSGAEIEQAIVAAMYAAHAAGTALSDFQVRAELKQTRPLSVVMGERVTQLREWARGRTVPAD, from the coding sequence ATGAGCGACCTGCAAGACCTCACCGCGCTGATCCGCGCCAACACCCCGTTGATCGTGATCGAGACCCGCGACGAAACCCGCGTGGTCGAGCTGTTCCGGCAGGCGTTGATGAACGTCTGGCGCGCGCTGTACCGCTGGTCGATCACCGAGGGCCTGCGCCGGATCGACCTGGACCGCGAAGACGAATCCGAGACCGCGCCGGACATCTCCAACACCCTGCAGGCGATCCGCCACGCCGACCAGCGCGGCATCTACCTGCTGTTCGACGCGCATCCCTACCTGGCCTACGCCGGCACCCAGCGCCAACTGCGCGAGATCGCCCAGCGCCGCGAGTGCGAGCCGCACGTGCTGGTGATGATCGGCCACAAGCTGGAACTGCCGCCGGACCTGGACGCGCTGGCGGTGCGCTTCACCCCGCGCCTGCCCGACGCCAACGCCCTGCTCAAGCTGGTGCGCGAGGAAGCGGAGAACTACGCGCGCGAGAACGGCGGCCGCCGGGTCGAGGCCGACGGCGAGGCGGTCCAGCAGATCGTGCGCAACCTGCAGGGCATCGACCCGGTCGATGCGCGCCGCATCGCCCGCCACCTGATCTTCCGCGACGGCGCGCTCAACGCCGACGACCTGCCCGAGCTGGCCAAGCTCAAGTTCGAGCTGCTAAACCGCTCCGGCCACCTGCATTACGAATACGACAGCGCGCGCATGACCGAGGTCGCCGGCGCGCGCCGGCTCAAGCGTTGGGTCGAACAACGCCGCGCGGTGTTCGCCGGCGCGCAGCCGCCGCCCGGGCTGGACCCGCCCAAGGGCCTGCTGCTGCTCGGCGTGCAGGGCTGCGGCAAGTCGATGATCGCCAAGGCGGTCGCCGCCGGCTTCGGCGTGCCGCTGGTGCGCCTGGACTTCGGCACCTTGTACGACAAGTTCCACGGCGAAACCGAAAAGAACCTGCGCGCCGCGCTAGCCTCGGCCGAGCAGCTGGCGCCGGCGGTGCTGTGGATCGACGAGATCGAGAAGGGCCTGGCCGACAGCGGCGACAGCGACGGCGGCGTGTCGCGCCGGGTGCTCGGCTACCTGCTGACCTGGATGGCCGAGCGCAAGTCGAAACTGTTCCTGGTCGCCACCGCCAACCAGATCGACGCGCTGCCGCCGGAACTGCTGCGCAAGGGCCGCTTCGACGAGATCTTCTTCGTCGACCTGCCCGCCGCCGACGTGCGCGAGGAACTGTTCGCGATCCACCTGCGCCGGCGCTCGCTCGACCCGGCCGGCTTCGACCTGGCGGCGCTGGCCGCGGCCAGCGACGGCTTTTCCGGCGCCGAGATCGAACAGGCCATCGTCGCGGCGATGTACGCCGCGCACGCCGCCGGCACGGCGTTGTCGGACTTCCAGGTGCGCGCCGAACTCAAGCAGACCCGGCCGCTGTCGGTGGTGATGGGCGAGCGGGTGACGCAGCTGCGCGAATGGGCGCGCGGGCGGACGGTGCCGGCGGATTGA
- a CDS encoding gamma-glutamylcyclotransferase family protein: protein MSDSHQELLFSYGTLQLPAVQQATFGRLLQGEPDALVGFRRTMVKIDDPQVVATSGETHHPIVAASGDAADRVAGTVFAISAAELAHADEYEVDDYRRVEAELASGRRAWVYVQA from the coding sequence ATGAGCGACTCCCACCAAGAGCTGTTGTTTTCCTACGGCACCCTGCAACTGCCGGCGGTGCAGCAGGCCACCTTCGGCCGGCTGCTGCAGGGCGAGCCCGACGCGCTGGTCGGGTTCCGCCGCACGATGGTGAAGATCGACGACCCGCAGGTCGTCGCCACCAGCGGCGAAACCCATCACCCCATCGTCGCCGCCAGCGGCGATGCGGCCGATCGCGTCGCCGGCACGGTGTTCGCGATCAGCGCGGCGGAACTGGCGCACGCCGACGAGTACGAAGTCGACGACTACCGCCGGGTCGAAGCCGAGCTGGCCTCGGGCCGGCGCGCCTGGGTGTACGTGCAGGCCTGA
- a CDS encoding Calx-beta domain-containing protein has translation MQSCHDPAVVPPRRCARALLAAALAAASFAAPAQVQRTFVNLGFETPNMVTAACVGFYVGPQQVTGWNTTETNRTAGGCGVTANPATGPVLELWNNGALGVTARTGKQHAELNAYTASRVYQNVCMTNGEVINWRLSHRGRDSATVPDVMDFGINATGSTSSAITTQVARIGTTNNGTDRINAAGAAQPSFASLGTLTIGGTTGGWRDYSGTFTYTGTTGVQQLGFAAVSSALGNISSGNFLDEIQVTLTPYLEFDPTSYTVREGTAGTLPQIRVIGTVPAGGITVPIQITGGTATVGSDYTVDNGTATQVDVAIPAGTYDNRTFPIPITVVDDNVIEDNETVTFTVQPVPGSFTLTSTSTCSAAAQASATLTILDNDVDLATTKTVGNAAPTPGTNTQFTVDFLNNTSRPTVADTTAHDASVNLADAVPAGLTFASWTCVGTGATCPASSGTGAISGIATLPAGAAGSAGGRLTYTITATLGAGQCAAIANTATISARAPVAEGASAQAGFNTPAPGGTANNSASASVDAVCAALSLRKSDNATTYTPGGSATYVLTACNAGPDAANGATISDTLPNGVRLGAAWSCGGSGAVPGTCPAGGGAAGDNSLSVAGVNLPANGCVAVSVPVNFSANPADY, from the coding sequence ATGCAGTCGTGTCATGACCCGGCGGTCGTGCCGCCACGACGCTGCGCGCGCGCGCTGCTGGCCGCGGCGCTCGCCGCCGCCAGCTTCGCCGCGCCGGCGCAGGTGCAGCGCACCTTCGTCAACCTGGGATTCGAAACCCCGAACATGGTCACCGCGGCCTGCGTGGGCTTCTACGTCGGCCCGCAACAGGTCACCGGCTGGAACACCACCGAGACCAACCGCACCGCCGGCGGCTGCGGCGTCACCGCGAACCCGGCCACCGGCCCGGTGCTGGAGCTGTGGAACAACGGCGCCCTGGGCGTGACCGCGCGCACCGGCAAGCAGCACGCCGAGCTCAATGCCTACACCGCCTCGCGCGTCTACCAGAACGTGTGCATGACCAACGGCGAGGTCATCAACTGGCGCCTGAGCCACCGCGGCCGCGATTCGGCCACGGTCCCGGACGTGATGGACTTCGGCATCAACGCGACCGGCAGCACCAGCTCGGCCATCACCACCCAGGTGGCGCGCATCGGCACCACCAACAACGGCACCGACCGGATCAACGCCGCCGGCGCCGCGCAGCCGTCCTTCGCCAGCCTGGGCACGCTGACCATCGGCGGCACCACCGGTGGCTGGCGCGACTACAGCGGCACCTTCACCTACACCGGCACCACCGGCGTGCAGCAGCTCGGCTTCGCCGCGGTCAGCAGCGCGCTGGGCAACATCTCCTCGGGCAACTTCCTCGACGAGATCCAGGTCACCCTGACCCCGTATCTGGAATTCGATCCGACCAGCTACACGGTGCGCGAAGGCACCGCCGGCACCCTGCCGCAGATCCGGGTGATCGGCACCGTGCCGGCCGGCGGCATCACCGTGCCGATCCAGATCACCGGCGGCACCGCGACGGTCGGCAGCGACTACACCGTCGACAACGGCACCGCGACCCAGGTCGACGTGGCCATCCCGGCCGGTACCTACGACAACCGGACCTTCCCGATCCCGATCACGGTCGTCGACGACAACGTGATCGAGGACAACGAGACGGTGACCTTCACCGTGCAGCCGGTGCCGGGCTCCTTCACCCTGACCTCCACCTCGACCTGCAGCGCGGCGGCGCAGGCCAGCGCGACCCTGACCATCCTCGACAACGACGTCGATCTGGCCACGACCAAGACCGTCGGCAATGCCGCCCCGACGCCGGGCACCAACACCCAGTTCACCGTCGACTTCCTCAACAACACCTCGCGCCCGACCGTGGCGGACACGACCGCCCACGACGCCTCGGTGAACCTCGCCGACGCGGTGCCGGCCGGGCTGACCTTCGCCTCCTGGACCTGTGTCGGCACCGGCGCGACCTGCCCGGCGAGCAGCGGCACCGGCGCGATCAGCGGCATCGCGACCCTGCCGGCCGGCGCCGCCGGCAGCGCCGGCGGGCGGTTGACCTACACCATCACCGCGACCCTGGGCGCCGGCCAGTGCGCGGCGATCGCCAACACCGCCACGATCTCGGCGCGCGCGCCGGTGGCCGAAGGCGCTTCGGCCCAGGCCGGCTTCAACACCCCGGCCCCGGGCGGCACCGCCAACAACAGCGCCAGCGCCAGCGTCGATGCGGTGTGTGCGGCGCTGTCGCTGCGCAAGTCCGACAACGCGACCACGTACACGCCCGGCGGCTCGGCCACTTACGTGCTGACCGCGTGCAACGCCGGCCCCGACGCCGCCAACGGCGCCACCATCAGCGACACCCTGCCGAACGGCGTGCGCCTGGGCGCCGCGTGGTCGTGCGGCGGCAGCGGCGCGGTGCCGGGCACCTGCCCGGCCGGCGGCGGCGCGGCCGGCGACAACAGCCTCAGCGTCGCCGGCGTGAACCTGCCGGCCAACGGCTGCGTGGCGGTGAGCGTGCCGGTGAACTTCAGCGCCAATCCGGCGGATTACTGA
- the ggt gene encoding gamma-glutamyltransferase encodes MPVSISALRPRRAAALLAPLALACAFAPASAHAADRIGGKTFATRSEVYAPHAMAATSHPLTTQIALDAMKAGGSAVDAAIAANAALGLMEPTGNGVGGDLFAIVWDPKTKKLYGYNGSGRSPQSLSLAEFQKRGLKEIPPHGPLPVTVPGAVDGWFALHERFGRKPMSENLAPAIRYAREGHPVHEVIAYYWNASVPRLSKWPGFKEQFTLDGRAPRTGEMWKNPNLAHTLEQIAQGGRDAFYKGAIARTVGAYFKANGGYLSYEDMAAHHGEWVEPVSSNYRGYDVWELPPNGQGIAALQILNILEGYDLKSHGFGSVEHVHLFAEAKKLAFADRARWYADPAFEQSSPVAKLISKDYAAQRRKLISLDKVLKEAQPATPAQLDQGDTIYMTVADADGMMVSLIQSNYRGMGSGMAPPGLGFIFQDRGEQFVLKEGHPNSFAPGKRPFHTIIPAFVTKDGKPWLSFGVMGGAMQPQGHAQILINMIDFGMNLQEAGDAPRIQHDGSTEPAGQAVAMSDGGELDLETGFSYETVRELVRRGHSVRFALGPYGGYQAIMVNPNGGYVGASESRKDGQAAGY; translated from the coding sequence ATGCCTGTTTCGATCTCCGCCCTGCGGCCGCGCCGCGCGGCGGCGCTGCTCGCGCCGCTGGCCCTGGCCTGCGCTTTCGCGCCGGCGTCGGCGCACGCCGCCGACCGCATCGGCGGCAAGACCTTCGCCACCCGCAGCGAGGTGTACGCGCCGCACGCGATGGCCGCGACCTCGCACCCGCTGACCACCCAGATCGCGCTGGACGCGATGAAGGCCGGCGGCAGCGCGGTCGACGCGGCGATCGCCGCCAACGCCGCGCTCGGGCTGATGGAGCCGACCGGCAACGGCGTCGGCGGCGACCTGTTCGCGATCGTGTGGGACCCGAAGACGAAAAAGCTCTACGGCTACAACGGCTCCGGCCGCTCGCCCCAGTCGCTGAGCCTGGCCGAATTCCAGAAACGCGGGCTCAAGGAAATCCCGCCGCACGGGCCGTTGCCGGTGACCGTGCCCGGCGCGGTCGACGGCTGGTTCGCCCTGCACGAGCGCTTCGGCCGCAAACCGATGTCCGAGAACCTCGCGCCCGCGATCCGCTACGCGCGCGAAGGCCATCCGGTGCACGAAGTGATCGCGTACTACTGGAACGCCTCGGTACCGCGACTGTCGAAGTGGCCGGGCTTCAAGGAGCAGTTCACCCTCGACGGGCGCGCGCCGCGCACCGGCGAGATGTGGAAGAACCCCAACCTCGCCCACACCCTGGAGCAGATCGCCCAGGGCGGGCGCGACGCGTTCTACAAGGGCGCGATCGCGCGCACCGTCGGCGCTTACTTCAAGGCCAACGGCGGCTATCTGAGCTACGAGGACATGGCCGCGCACCACGGCGAGTGGGTCGAGCCGGTCAGCAGCAATTACCGCGGCTACGACGTCTGGGAACTGCCGCCGAACGGGCAAGGCATCGCCGCGCTGCAGATCCTCAACATCCTGGAAGGCTACGACCTGAAGTCGCACGGCTTCGGCAGCGTCGAGCACGTGCACCTGTTCGCCGAGGCCAAGAAACTCGCCTTCGCCGACCGCGCGCGCTGGTACGCCGACCCGGCGTTCGAGCAGTCCTCGCCGGTGGCCAAGCTGATCTCCAAGGACTACGCCGCGCAGCGGCGCAAACTGATCTCGCTCGACAAGGTGCTCAAGGAAGCGCAGCCGGCGACGCCGGCGCAGCTCGACCAGGGCGACACCATCTACATGACCGTGGCCGACGCCGACGGCATGATGGTCTCGCTGATCCAGTCCAACTACCGCGGCATGGGCAGCGGCATGGCGCCGCCGGGGCTGGGCTTCATCTTCCAGGACCGCGGCGAGCAGTTCGTGCTCAAGGAAGGCCATCCCAATTCGTTCGCGCCGGGCAAGCGGCCGTTCCACACCATCATCCCCGCGTTCGTGACCAAGGACGGCAAGCCGTGGCTGTCGTTCGGGGTGATGGGCGGAGCGATGCAGCCGCAGGGCCACGCGCAGATCCTGATCAACATGATCGACTTCGGCATGAACCTGCAGGAAGCCGGCGACGCGCCGCGCATCCAGCACGACGGCTCGACCGAACCGGCCGGGCAGGCGGTGGCGATGAGCGACGGCGGCGAGTTGGATCTGGAAACCGGCTTTTCGTACGAGACCGTGCGCGAGCTGGTGCGGCGCGGCCACAGCGTGCGCTTCGCGCTGGGGCCGTACGGCGGCTACCAGGCGATCATGGTCAATCCCAACGGCGGCTACGTCGGCGCCAGCGAATCGCGCAAGGACGGGCAGGCGGCGGGGTATTAA
- a CDS encoding AEC family transporter, producing the protein MAFDAFALVLAMLALGYLFQRLRALPDNAAQVLNLVVLYVCLPAAVLRYAPRLHLEPALLGVAAVPWLLLAATVLLVGALARALKLRRDEHAVLLLTVALGNTSFLGYPLTRALIGEHALPYAVVYDQFGAFLILSTFGLWVLARYGGDARPSAADMLRRVLRFPPLWALVLGFTVMPSEPPSWIAGGLQRLSDALLPLAMLTIGLSVKLTLPREELKPLAAGLALKLALMPALAWALVPLLGLHGEMARTTVLESAMPPMVTAGALAIAHGLAPRLAAAMVGYGLLLSLATLPLWAGVAVG; encoded by the coding sequence ATGGCTTTCGACGCCTTCGCCCTGGTCCTGGCGATGCTGGCGCTGGGCTATCTGTTCCAGCGCCTGCGCGCCCTGCCCGACAACGCCGCCCAGGTGCTGAACCTGGTCGTGCTCTACGTCTGCCTGCCGGCGGCGGTGCTGCGCTACGCCCCGCGCCTGCACCTGGAACCGGCCCTGCTCGGCGTGGCCGCGGTGCCGTGGCTGCTGCTGGCCGCGACCGTGCTGCTGGTCGGCGCGCTGGCGCGCGCGCTGAAGCTGCGCCGCGACGAACACGCGGTGCTGCTGCTGACGGTGGCGCTGGGCAACACCAGCTTCCTGGGCTATCCGCTGACCCGCGCCCTGATCGGCGAACACGCCCTGCCCTACGCCGTGGTCTACGACCAGTTCGGCGCGTTCCTGATCCTGTCGACCTTCGGCCTGTGGGTGCTGGCGCGCTACGGCGGCGACGCCCGCCCGAGCGCGGCCGACATGCTGCGCCGGGTGCTGCGGTTCCCGCCGCTGTGGGCGCTGGTGCTGGGCTTCACGGTCATGCCGTCCGAACCGCCGAGCTGGATCGCCGGCGGCCTGCAGCGCCTGTCCGACGCGCTGCTGCCGCTGGCGATGCTGACCATCGGCCTGTCGGTGAAACTGACCCTGCCGCGCGAAGAGCTCAAGCCGCTGGCCGCCGGCCTGGCGCTGAAGCTGGCGCTGATGCCGGCGCTGGCCTGGGCGCTGGTGCCGCTGCTGGGCCTGCACGGCGAGATGGCGCGGACCACGGTGCTGGAATCGGCGATGCCGCCGATGGTCACCGCCGGCGCGCTGGCCATCGCCCACGGCCTGGCGCCGCGGCTGGCGGCGGCGATGGTCGGCTATGGCCTGCTGCTGTCGCTGGCGACCTTGCCGCTGTGGGCGGGGGTGGCGGTGGGGTGA
- a CDS encoding TetR/AcrR family transcriptional regulator C-terminal domain-containing protein: MKLQRETVVAAALKLLDEVGMDGLTTRRLAQDLGVQQPSLYWHFKNKRELLDALAEAMLAGHRPVDRAACADWREWMAAQSREFRRCLLAHRDGARVHVGTRPQPHDFGEVEAELVYLTAAGFSASDAIRALISLSYYTVGWVLEEQAATEAGRGPGQAPMSPDPQRYPLLAQAQPVMSQSDIEADYEYGLRALIAGFEVSIARRGG; the protein is encoded by the coding sequence ATGAAATTGCAGCGCGAGACGGTGGTCGCGGCCGCCCTGAAGCTGCTCGACGAGGTCGGCATGGACGGCCTGACCACGCGCCGCCTGGCCCAGGACCTGGGCGTGCAGCAGCCCAGCCTGTATTGGCATTTCAAGAACAAGCGCGAGCTGCTCGACGCCCTGGCCGAGGCGATGCTGGCCGGGCACCGGCCGGTGGACCGGGCCGCCTGCGCCGATTGGCGCGAGTGGATGGCGGCGCAGTCGCGCGAGTTCCGGCGTTGCCTGCTCGCCCACCGCGACGGCGCCCGGGTCCACGTCGGCACCCGCCCGCAGCCGCACGATTTCGGCGAAGTCGAGGCCGAACTGGTCTACCTGACCGCGGCCGGATTCAGCGCGTCCGACGCGATCCGCGCGCTGATCTCGCTGAGCTACTACACCGTCGGCTGGGTGCTGGAAGAACAGGCCGCGACCGAAGCCGGCCGCGGCCCCGGCCAGGCGCCGATGAGCCCGGACCCGCAGCGCTACCCGCTGCTCGCCCAGGCCCAGCCGGTGATGAGCCAGAGCGACATCGAGGCCGACTATGAGTACGGGCTGCGGGCGTTGATCGCGGGGTTCGAGGTTTCGATCGCGCGGCGCGGGGGCTGA
- a CDS encoding Mbeg1-like protein produces MNVQLQPTQLQPTWQKPLEPLAPQLPLNPPVPQGSYALDPSYHPQLAALKGPAANAAPDPTSFDQQLRGQDSQAIDLEMAQISQAVYNPDTQTVGNWTRLDDAQLTQAGIDPGSLENSDTGFRAGIYTDGNGKYVVAYAGSNDVQDWITNARQGIGWDSKQYDQAVQLAQDAQQAFGENMVITGHSLGGGLAATAALASDTAAVTFNASGVHDDTLRGLGLDPSTARNDAADGQIRRYNVSGEILTAAQEDVPILNGIPDAPGHEINLKDPDPPKAPDFTWNPIEMAKRTAEYVADKATRPGELHAIGPVIEALQQQTPWQ; encoded by the coding sequence ATGAACGTGCAGCTGCAACCGACCCAGCTTCAGCCGACCTGGCAAAAACCGCTCGAACCGCTGGCGCCGCAGCTGCCGTTGAATCCGCCGGTGCCGCAAGGCTCCTATGCGCTGGACCCGAGCTACCACCCGCAGCTGGCCGCGCTGAAGGGCCCGGCCGCCAACGCCGCGCCGGACCCGACCTCGTTCGACCAGCAACTGCGCGGCCAGGATTCGCAGGCCATCGACCTGGAAATGGCGCAGATCTCGCAGGCGGTCTACAACCCCGACACCCAGACCGTCGGCAACTGGACCCGCCTCGACGACGCCCAGCTGACCCAGGCCGGGATCGACCCCGGCTCGCTGGAGAACAGCGACACCGGCTTCCGCGCCGGCATCTACACCGACGGCAACGGCAAGTACGTGGTCGCTTACGCCGGTTCCAACGACGTGCAGGACTGGATCACCAACGCACGCCAGGGCATCGGCTGGGATTCCAAGCAGTACGACCAGGCCGTGCAGCTGGCCCAGGACGCGCAGCAGGCCTTCGGCGAGAACATGGTCATCACCGGCCACTCGCTCGGCGGCGGCCTGGCCGCGACCGCGGCGCTGGCCAGCGACACCGCCGCGGTGACCTTCAACGCCTCCGGCGTGCACGACGACACCCTGCGCGGACTGGGCCTGGACCCGTCGACCGCCCGCAACGACGCCGCCGACGGCCAGATCCGCCGCTACAACGTCAGCGGCGAGATCCTGACCGCGGCGCAGGAAGACGTGCCGATCCTCAACGGCATCCCCGACGCGCCCGGCCACGAGATCAACCTGAAGGACCCGGACCCGCCGAAGGCGCCGGACTTCACCTGGAACCCGATCGAGATGGCCAAGCGCACCGCCGAGTACGTCGCCGACAAGGCCACCCGCCCCGGCGAGCTGCATGCCATCGGTCCGGTGATCGAGGCGCTGCAGCAGCAGACGCCGTGGCAGTGA
- a CDS encoding ATP-grasp domain-containing protein, whose product MSVVVSASPDSTLPDSSLHDAAPHDPRQPATDPRSPDFIVFDPPLSLALVVSDVQPQPHEDDAGLLAALSEHGIHARPRIWSDPAVDWAGHDALLVRSTWDYFQRYTEFLQWYQRIDALRCPIANPLPLLVWNSDKRYLLDLAAQGVSIVATVHARGGELDAALASMQGEVVVKPSVSGGAWNTVRGRIGDAAFAEALAALPRELDYLIQPFLPQVVEDGEWSLLFFGGVYSHAVLKKPAQGDYRVQTYFGGSADLTEPPAPVLAAARRALDAVAALGHRDHAYVRVDGVVVDGTLRIMELEFIEPFLHLAAHPPAARAFAAQLAQRWSGLRESRASAASPA is encoded by the coding sequence ATGTCCGTCGTCGTTTCTGCTTCGCCCGATTCCACCCTGCCCGATTCTTCCTTGCACGATGCCGCCCCGCACGATCCGCGGCAACCCGCCACCGATCCGCGCTCGCCCGACTTCATCGTCTTCGATCCGCCGCTGTCGCTCGCCTTGGTCGTCTCCGACGTGCAACCGCAGCCGCACGAGGACGACGCCGGCCTGCTCGCCGCGCTGAGCGAGCACGGCATCCACGCGCGGCCGCGCATCTGGAGCGACCCGGCCGTCGACTGGGCCGGGCACGATGCGCTGCTGGTGCGCAGCACTTGGGACTATTTCCAGCGCTACACCGAGTTCCTGCAGTGGTACCAGCGCATCGACGCGCTGCGCTGCCCCATCGCCAACCCGCTGCCGCTGCTGGTGTGGAACAGCGACAAGCGCTACCTGCTCGACCTGGCCGCGCAAGGCGTGTCGATCGTCGCCACCGTGCACGCGCGCGGCGGCGAACTCGACGCCGCGCTGGCGTCGATGCAGGGCGAGGTGGTGGTCAAGCCCAGCGTCAGCGGCGGCGCCTGGAACACGGTGCGCGGGCGCATCGGCGATGCCGCCTTCGCCGAGGCGCTGGCGGCGCTGCCGCGCGAACTCGATTACCTGATCCAGCCGTTCCTGCCGCAGGTGGTCGAGGACGGCGAGTGGTCGCTGCTGTTCTTCGGCGGCGTCTACAGCCATGCGGTGTTGAAGAAGCCGGCGCAGGGCGACTATCGCGTGCAGACCTACTTCGGCGGCAGCGCCGATCTCACCGAGCCGCCGGCGCCGGTGCTGGCCGCGGCGCGGCGCGCGCTCGACGCGGTCGCCGCGCTCGGCCATCGCGACCACGCTTATGTGCGCGTGGACGGGGTGGTCGTCGACGGCACGTTGCGGATCATGGAGCTGGAGTTCATCGAACCGTTCCTGCACCTGGCCGCGCATCCGCCGGCGGCGCGCGCGTTCGCCGCGCAGTTGGCGCAACGCTGGTCGGGGTTGCGCGAATCGCGCGCGTCCGCGGCATCGCCGGCCTGA
- a CDS encoding TCR/Tet family MFS transporter: MHTPIQSSAAAPAESAGSVSPSSPSGPAGPAGPTPAVPTPAPAAGRDPRGAEATATTRSPAPAPAPAASGLNLALVLILATVALDAIGIGLIAPVLPQLLDAFGVHANLALHAGALTALYALMQFVCAPALGALSDRFGRRPVLLCSLFGSAVDYLLMACAPWLSLLYLGRAIAGVSGASGSVAGAYIADISDESRRARRYGWLGASFGLGLVAGPVIGGLLGAVWLRAPFLAAAALATLNFALAWLALPEPRRPRAPAPPRARPSLRELAPWHSLRELGRLPDLAPLLWLYLAMQLAGQVPGTLWAIYGHDRFGWNPTAVGLSLAAFGIIHSLFQAFATGRISDRFGPSRTLLGGVISDVLGYLAFAFARSVATLAPGLLLAAGGGIGGPALLAMSSERTDEARQGALQGVLASLASLAAVIGPLLFGAIYVAGAGHWDGWVWVVGAALYLPCVPALRKLLRGPANASAAPADAAPIEAAPGA; the protein is encoded by the coding sequence ATGCACACCCCGATCCAATCGTCTGCCGCCGCGCCGGCCGAATCCGCAGGCTCCGTAAGTCCCTCGAGCCCCTCAGGCCCCGCAGGCCCTGCCGGGCCGACGCCCGCGGTACCGACCCCGGCCCCGGCCGCCGGGCGCGATCCGCGCGGCGCCGAGGCGACCGCCACGACCCGGTCGCCCGCACCGGCACCGGCGCCGGCCGCCTCCGGCCTCAACCTCGCCCTGGTCCTGATCCTCGCCACCGTCGCGCTCGACGCCATCGGCATCGGCCTGATCGCGCCGGTGCTGCCGCAACTGCTCGACGCGTTCGGCGTGCACGCCAACCTGGCCCTGCACGCCGGCGCCCTGACCGCGCTGTACGCGCTGATGCAGTTCGTCTGCGCGCCGGCGCTGGGCGCGCTCAGCGACCGCTTCGGCCGCCGCCCGGTGCTGCTGTGCTCGCTGTTCGGCAGCGCCGTGGACTACCTGCTGATGGCTTGCGCGCCGTGGCTGTCGCTGCTGTACCTGGGCCGCGCCATCGCCGGGGTCAGCGGCGCCAGCGGTTCGGTCGCCGGCGCCTACATCGCCGACATCTCCGACGAATCCCGGCGCGCGCGCCGCTACGGCTGGCTCGGCGCGAGCTTCGGCCTGGGCCTGGTCGCCGGGCCGGTGATCGGCGGGCTGCTCGGCGCGGTGTGGCTGCGCGCGCCGTTCCTGGCCGCGGCCGCGCTGGCGACGCTGAACTTCGCCCTGGCCTGGCTGGCCCTGCCCGAGCCGCGACGCCCGCGCGCGCCGGCGCCGCCACGCGCGCGGCCGTCGCTGCGCGAGCTGGCGCCGTGGCATTCGCTGCGCGAACTGGGCCGGCTGCCGGACTTGGCCCCGCTGCTGTGGCTGTACCTGGCGATGCAACTGGCCGGGCAGGTGCCGGGCACGCTGTGGGCGATCTACGGCCACGACCGCTTCGGCTGGAACCCGACCGCGGTCGGCCTGTCGCTGGCGGCGTTCGGCATCATCCACTCGCTGTTCCAGGCCTTCGCCACCGGCCGCATCAGCGACCGCTTCGGGCCCTCGCGCACCCTGCTCGGCGGGGTGATCTCCGACGTGCTGGGGTATCTGGCGTTCGCCTTCGCCCGCAGCGTCGCGACCCTCGCCCCCGGCCTGCTGCTGGCGGCCGGCGGCGGCATCGGCGGGCCGGCGCTGCTGGCGATGTCGAGCGAGCGCACCGACGAAGCCCGCCAGGGCGCGCTGCAAGGCGTGCTGGCCAGCCTCGCCAGCCTCGCCGCGGTGATCGGGCCGCTGCTGTTCGGCGCGATCTACGTCGCCGGCGCCGGCCACTGGGACGGCTGGGTATGGGTGGTCGGCGCGGCGCTGTACCTGCCGTGCGTGCCGGCGCTGCGCAAGCTGTTGCGCGGTCCGGCGAACGCGTCGGCCGCGCCCGCCGATGCCGCGCCCATCGAAGCCGCGCCCGGCGCTTGA